In the Euphorbia lathyris chromosome 5, ddEupLath1.1, whole genome shotgun sequence genome, one interval contains:
- the LOC136230331 gene encoding two-component response regulator ORR26-like, producing the protein MMDNGFSSPRTDSFPAGLRVLVVDDDPTWLKILEKMLKKCSYDVTTCCLARDALKLLRDRKDGYDIVISDVNMPDMDGFKLLEHVGLEMDLPVIMMSVDGETSRVMKGVQHGACDYLLKPIRMKELRNIWQHVFRKKIHEVRDIEILEGMDNIQMARMGCDLSDDGYLFYGEDLTSIKKRKDIEIKLDDKDSADSSSSKKARVVWSVDLHQKFVKAVNQIGFDKVGPKKILDLMNVPWLTRENVASHLQKYRLYLSRLQKDSDLKTSTAGIKHSDSPSRESAGSFITQNSLNLQQNDISKGSYGFSGNNLLIQKAEPRKHENERKGVVSKNTAEPKRALMVDVPDPHKPRGSPMDFGHSFTRRRSEVNFPAFDSDSPTQFSWCGIPQVQMKKEHKSLHLDEGYSPLPVPGQEQLIQANYMQPVPPILSRSSVTETDIGGPVKVKSLYDECKSNASHVSSVGTGINSSHVQTSHRSSTATAINSNHVHTSHLSSAGTAINSGHVQSIHGSLAGTTINSSHVQTSHGSLAGTAINSSHVQTSHVSSTGTGINSNHVQTSHLSSAGTAINSGHVQSIHGSSAGTVMNSGHVQSIHGSLAGTAINSSHVQTSHGSLAGTAINSSHVQTSHVSSTGTAINSNHASSSGTAINSSHVQTSHGSFAGTAINSSPVQTSRGSLGGTAINSSHVTTSHLSSAGTAINSSHVQTSHGSLSPTAINSGNVQTNHVSLAGSAINSSLVQTKTYAPNHQAFEPISTNTSSMKSQGFNLNRISDLESAQKFITWGTSSPFATLDDEMQFCLVQGDCYAMNLGLQNIEFPEYCDPGLIPEVPTQLYDAVRDYENPYDLSEYSLIDQGLFIT; encoded by the exons ATGATGGACAATGGTTTCTCTTCTCCTCGAACCGATTCGTTCCCTGCTGGTCTTCGTGTTCTTGTTGTTGATGATGATCCAACCTGGTTGAAAATCCTTGAAAAGATGCTCAAAAAATGCTCCTATGATG TGACCACCTGTTGTTTAGCAAGAGATGCTTTGAAGCTGCTTCGTGACAGGAAAGATGGATATGATATCGTTATCAGTGATGTCAACATGCCTGACATGGATGGTTTTAAGCTGCTAGAACACGTTGGACTAGAGATGGATCTCCCTGTCATTA TGATGTCTGTTGATGGGGAAACTAGTCGGGTTATGAAGGGTGTTCAGCACGGTGCTTGTGATTATCTGCTTAAGCCAATACGAATGAAAGAACTTAGGAATATTTGGCAGCATGTATTCAGAAAGAAGATACATGAAGTGAGAGACATTGAAATTCTTGAGGGAATGGATAACATACAAATGGCTAGAATGGGATGTGATCTATCCGATGATGGATACTTGTTCTATGGAGAAGATCTGACTTCaatcaagaaaagaaaagatatcgAAATCAAGCTTGATGATAAGGACTCTGCTGACAGTTCTTCCTCAAAGAAAGCCAGAGTAGTTTGGTCAGTAGATCTTCATCAGAAATTTGTCAAAGCTGTAAATCAGATAGGGTTCGATA AAGTTGGTCCTAAGAAAATACTCGACTTGATGAATGTGCCATGGCTGACAAGAGAAAACGTTGCAAGCCACTTACAG AAATACCGACTCTACTTGAGTAGGTTACAGAAGGATAGTGACTTGAAAACTTCCACTGCTGGCATTAAGCATTCAGACTCACCTTCAAGAGAGTCTGCTGGTAGTTTTATTACTCAGAACTCATTGAACTTGCAGCAGAATGATATTTCGAAAGGCAGCTACGGGTTTTCTGGTAATAACTTGCTTATCCAGAAAGCAGAAcctagaaaacatgaaaatgaacGAAAAGGAGTTGTTTCAAAGAATACTGCAGAACCTAAAAGAGCTTTAATGGTTGATGTTCCCGATCCTCATAAGCCGAGGGGTTCACCAATGGATTTCGGCCATTCTTTTACTCGTAGGAGATCAGAAGTTAACTTTCCTGCATTTGATTCAGACTCCCCGACACAATTTTCTTGGTGTGGAATCCCACAAGTACAAATGAAAAAAGAACACAAGTCCCTTCATTTGGATGAAGGGTACAGCCCACTACCAGTGCCTGGTCAAGAGCAGCTCATTCAAGCCAATTATATGCAGCCAGTTCCGCCCATTCTTTCTAGATCATCTGTAACTGAAACAGATATAGGGGGTCCTGTAAAAGTCAAGTCGTTGTATGACGAGTGCAAGAGCAACGCAAGCCATGTAAGTTCTGTAGGGACGGGAATCAACTCTAGTCATGTTCAAACCAGCCATAGAAGTTCAACAGCGACTGCAATCAACTCCAACCATGTTCATACAAGCCATTTAAGTTCGGCAGGGACTGCAATCAACTCTGGCCATGTTCAGTCCATCCATGGAAGTTTGGCAGGGACTACAATCAACTCTAGCCATGTTCAGACCAGCCATGGAAGTTTGGCAGGGACTGCAATCAATTCTAGCCATGTTCAGACCAGCCATGTAAGTTCCACAGGGACTGGAATCAACTCCAACCATGTTCAGACCAGCCATTTAAGTTCGGCAGGGACTGCAATCAACTCTGGCCATGTTCAATCCATCCATGGAAGTTCGGCAGGGACTGTAATGAACTCTGGCCATGTTCAATCCATCCATGGAAGTTTGGCAGGGACTGCAATCAACAGTAGCCATGTTCAGACCAGCCATGGAAGTTTGGCAGGGACTGCAATCAACTCTAGCCATGTCCAGACCAGCCATGTAAGTTCCACAGGGACTGCAATTAACTCTAACCATGCAAGTTCATCAGGGACGGCAATCAACTCTAGCCATGTTCAGACCAGCCATGGAAGTTTTGCAGGGACTGCAATTAACTCTAGCCCTGTTCAGACCAGCCGTGGAAGTTTGGGAGGGACTGCAATCAATTCTAGCCATGTTACAACCAGCCATTTAAGTTCGGCAGGGACTGCAATCAACTCTAGCCATGTTCAGACCAGCCATGGAAGTTTGTCACCGACTGCAATCAACTCTGGCAATGTTCAAACCAACCATGTAAGTCTGGCAGGGAGTGCAATAAACTCTAGCCTTGTTCAAACAAAGACCTATGCACCAAATCATCAAGCTTTTGAGCCCATTTCCACTAACACATCAAGCATGAAAAGTCAAGGCTTCAATCTGAATCGCATATCGGACTTGGAATCTGCCCAAAAATTCATAACTTGGGGAACATCATCGCCATTCGCGACACTGGATGATGAGATGCAGTTCTGTTTGGTTCAAGGTGATTGTTATGCTATGAATCTTGGACTACAAAATATTGAGTTCCCAGAGTATTGTGATCCCGGACTCATCCCTGAAGTTCCAACACAGTTGTATGATGCAGTAAGGGACTATGAGAATCCCTATGACCTATCAGAATATTCACTAATAGATCAAGGTTTATTTATAACTTGA